A window of Coriobacteriia bacterium contains these coding sequences:
- a CDS encoding ATP synthase F0 subunit B — translation MDLNPLNQINPPVIVSVMAIFSATYAVARKVYFLPYIRVMEAREARFEAARAQHSEADRMWGEAEASAAEIVAEAQTEADSVVRAGKEQAERERKTILEDSMAEVSEMLERGRAEIAKARESELATLRQQASDCVGLACEKLVGGVDPVTVETAVDKLIA, via the coding sequence ATGGACCTCAATCCTCTCAACCAGATCAACCCGCCTGTGATCGTATCGGTGATGGCGATCTTCTCGGCGACCTACGCGGTCGCGCGGAAGGTCTACTTCCTGCCGTACATCCGGGTGATGGAGGCGCGGGAAGCGCGGTTCGAGGCGGCCCGCGCGCAGCACTCCGAGGCCGACCGGATGTGGGGCGAGGCGGAGGCTTCGGCCGCCGAGATCGTCGCGGAGGCGCAGACCGAGGCCGACTCGGTCGTCCGGGCGGGCAAGGAGCAAGCCGAACGCGAGCGCAAGACGATCCTCGAGGACTCGATGGCGGAGGTCTCGGAGATGCTCGAGCGGGGCCGGGCCGAGATCGCCAAGGCGCGCGAGAGCGAGCTGGCGACGCTGCGCCAGCAAGCCTCGGACTGCGTCGGGCTCGCGTGCGAGAAGCTCGTCGGCGGCGTCGACCCCGTGACCGTCGAGACGGCCGTCGACAAGCTCATCGCCAA
- the atpE gene encoding ATP synthase F0 subunit C — MEMNTVLVALIATVPIIVGALAAAISMRGISVSAIEGMTRQPEIAAQLFTAMLIGMALIEALCIYTLVVTLIMSGKVG, encoded by the coding sequence GTGGAAATGAACACGGTGCTGGTGGCTCTCATCGCGACGGTGCCCATCATCGTGGGCGCTCTGGCGGCGGCCATCTCCATGCGCGGCATCTCCGTCTCGGCCATCGAAGGCATGACCAGGCAGCCGGAGATAGCGGCGCAGCTCTTCACGGCGATGCTCATCGGCATGGCGCTCATCGAGGCGCTGTGCATCTACACCCTGGTCGTGACGCTGATCATGTCCGGCAAGGTCGGCTGA
- a CDS encoding F0F1 ATP synthase subunit A — translation MEAEKTAIEHFMPYIVVGNAALVGVGLVALAKVLGSRELSEDVPEGRQNVGEFILDFFVGKARDMGHGEERARIVRQVAPFLATCFLFIFGANLMGVLPLPVLNNPPTSYFSVTLALALSAVLGTLVFSGIFQGIGGAVKHLFWPNPMEWIAKVTDVFSLSLRLFGNIGGEHMTLVLVMGMVPVGIPLILHTLGLIPAFVQALVFTLLTSSFIAGAIHHEEKKAKASRRSRFKKRKAEESVETAPAGV, via the coding sequence ATGGAGGCGGAGAAGACCGCCATCGAGCACTTCATGCCGTACATCGTCGTGGGTAACGCCGCGTTGGTCGGTGTAGGGCTCGTCGCGCTGGCCAAGGTGCTGGGCTCGCGCGAACTGTCGGAGGACGTGCCCGAGGGGCGCCAGAACGTGGGGGAGTTCATCCTGGACTTCTTCGTGGGCAAGGCACGAGACATGGGGCACGGGGAGGAGCGCGCGAGGATCGTCAGGCAGGTCGCGCCCTTTCTCGCGACGTGTTTCCTGTTCATCTTCGGCGCGAACCTGATGGGCGTGCTGCCGCTGCCGGTGCTGAACAACCCTCCGACGTCGTACTTCAGCGTCACGCTCGCGCTGGCGCTGTCCGCCGTCCTCGGGACGCTCGTGTTCAGCGGCATCTTCCAGGGCATCGGTGGGGCGGTGAAACACCTGTTCTGGCCGAACCCGATGGAGTGGATCGCCAAGGTGACGGACGTCTTCTCGCTCTCGCTCCGACTCTTCGGCAACATCGGAGGAGAGCACATGACCCTCGTGCTGGTCATGGGGATGGTGCCCGTCGGCATCCCGCTCATCCTGCACACTCTCGGCCTGATACCGGCGTTCGTCCAGGCTCTCGTGTTCACCTTGCTGACGTCGTCGTTCATAGCGGGGGCGATCCATCACGAGGAGAAGAAGGCCAAGGCGTCGAGGCGGTCCAGGTTCAAGAAGCGCAAAGCTGAGGAATCGGTCGAGACGGCCCCCGCGGGGGTCTGA
- the thrS gene encoding threonine--tRNA ligase translates to MTVRLPDGSARRLPEGSTVGDLAASIGPRLAAAAIAARIDGEVVDLGRRLREGDEARILTDRDPESLEVLRHSAAHVMAEAVRSLFPGARLGIGPAIEDGFYYDFEVERPFTPEDLERIEARMREIVAEELPFRRAEVDRAEAQDRMEGQPYKQELLGELPDDEQVCLYTQGGFTDLCRGPHVPDTGRLTHFKLMKVAGAYWRGDSSRPMLQRIYGTVWPTARELQAYLTRLEEAEKRDHRKLGRELDLFSFNESAGAGLPLYHPKGARVLRLLQDWERAELYRRGYAELITPHIYKADTWRISGHYDYYRDNMYFFTTEEGEGRTSEYAVKPMNCPGHIYVYGADIRSYRDLPLRWFEFGTVYRHEMSGVVHGLMRARGFTQDDAHIFCTNDQVVEEVEAMLDLVDWAMATFGFGYAHEVSTRPEKAIGTDEQWDHATRSLMAALERRGKRYAINEGDGAFYGPKIDVKLRDAIGREWQCATIQVDFNNPERFDLTYRTPENTEARPFMLHRTLLGSMERFLGILIEHYAGAFPVWLAPVQAVVIPIADRHLPYAEEVRERLEAAGGRVEVYAENEPMRVKIAKGQQRKVPYMLVVGDKEAEAGAVSVRERSEGEVGSRPLDEFAERLGAESRTC, encoded by the coding sequence ATCACCGTCAGGCTCCCCGACGGGAGCGCGAGGCGCCTCCCCGAGGGATCGACCGTTGGGGACCTCGCCGCGTCGATCGGTCCTCGGCTGGCCGCCGCGGCGATAGCGGCGCGGATCGACGGCGAGGTGGTCGACCTCGGCAGGCGCCTTCGCGAGGGGGACGAGGCGCGGATACTCACGGACCGCGACCCGGAGTCGCTGGAGGTCCTGCGCCACTCGGCCGCTCACGTGATGGCCGAGGCGGTCCGGTCGCTCTTCCCGGGCGCCAGGCTCGGCATCGGCCCGGCGATCGAGGACGGCTTCTACTACGACTTCGAGGTGGAACGCCCGTTCACCCCGGAGGACCTCGAACGGATCGAGGCGCGGATGCGCGAGATCGTCGCCGAGGAGCTGCCGTTCCGGCGTGCCGAGGTCGACCGCGCCGAGGCGCAAGACAGGATGGAGGGCCAGCCCTACAAGCAGGAGCTGCTCGGGGAACTGCCCGACGACGAGCAGGTCTGCCTCTACACGCAGGGCGGCTTCACGGACCTGTGCCGGGGTCCGCACGTCCCCGACACCGGCAGACTGACCCACTTCAAGCTCATGAAGGTGGCGGGCGCCTACTGGCGCGGCGACTCGAGCCGCCCGATGCTGCAGCGGATATACGGCACCGTCTGGCCGACCGCGAGGGAGCTGCAGGCGTACCTGACCCGCCTCGAGGAGGCCGAGAAGCGCGACCACCGCAAGCTCGGACGCGAGCTGGACCTCTTCTCGTTCAACGAGTCCGCCGGCGCCGGCCTGCCGCTCTACCACCCGAAGGGCGCCCGCGTCCTGCGCCTGCTGCAGGACTGGGAGCGCGCCGAGCTGTACCGACGCGGCTACGCGGAGCTCATCACGCCGCACATCTACAAGGCCGACACGTGGCGCATCTCCGGCCACTACGACTACTACCGCGACAACATGTACTTCTTCACCACCGAAGAGGGGGAGGGCAGGACTTCGGAGTACGCCGTCAAGCCGATGAACTGCCCGGGTCACATCTACGTGTACGGGGCCGACATCCGCAGCTACCGCGACCTGCCCTTGCGCTGGTTCGAGTTCGGCACGGTGTACCGGCACGAGATGTCCGGAGTGGTGCACGGCCTCATGAGGGCGCGCGGCTTCACGCAGGACGACGCCCACATCTTCTGCACCAACGACCAGGTGGTCGAAGAGGTCGAAGCGATGCTCGACCTCGTCGACTGGGCGATGGCGACCTTCGGCTTCGGCTACGCGCACGAGGTGTCGACCCGTCCGGAGAAGGCGATCGGCACCGACGAGCAGTGGGACCACGCGACGCGCTCGCTGATGGCCGCGCTCGAGAGGCGCGGGAAGCGATACGCGATCAACGAGGGCGACGGCGCGTTCTACGGCCCCAAGATCGACGTCAAGCTGCGTGACGCCATCGGCCGCGAGTGGCAGTGCGCGACGATCCAGGTGGACTTCAACAACCCCGAGAGGTTCGACCTGACCTACCGCACGCCTGAGAACACCGAGGCGCGGCCGTTCATGCTCCACCGCACGCTGCTCGGCTCCATGGAGCGCTTCCTCGGGATCCTCATCGAGCACTACGCCGGCGCCTTCCCGGTCTGGCTGGCTCCTGTGCAGGCGGTGGTCATCCCGATAGCCGACCGTCATCTGCCCTACGCCGAAGAGGTTCGGGAGCGTCTGGAGGCCGCTGGAGGGCGCGTGGAGGTCTACGCCGAGAACGAGCCGATGCGGGTCAAGATCGCCAAGGGGCAGCAGCGCAAGGTGCCGTACATGCTCGTGGTGGGCGACAAGGAGGCGGAGGCCGGTGCCGTCTCGGTTCGCGAGCGCTCGGAGGGGGAGGTCGGGTCACGGCCACTGGACGAGTTCGCGGAACGGCTGGGCGCGGAGTCGCGGACGTGCTGA
- a CDS encoding zinc ribbon domain-containing protein, with protein sequence MGELTDLFAPITNSDTFRLISQLLLLFYIVFSVALVFWTYRDASRRGAMGWFWALTVAVFSLVFLGIPAWIIYMIVRPPEYADDTRERDLEIRHKEISLARDMETCPGCHKPVEKDFLICPYCMKKLRKSCVECGKPLKLAWNVCPFCKTKQ encoded by the coding sequence ATGGGCGAGCTGACGGATCTGTTCGCGCCTATCACCAACTCTGACACGTTCCGGCTCATCTCGCAGCTCCTGCTGCTGTTCTACATCGTGTTCAGCGTCGCGCTCGTCTTCTGGACCTACCGCGACGCTTCCCGGCGCGGCGCGATGGGCTGGTTCTGGGCACTGACCGTCGCGGTGTTCAGCCTCGTCTTCCTCGGCATCCCGGCTTGGATCATCTACATGATCGTGCGGCCTCCCGAGTATGCCGACGACACGCGCGAGCGCGACCTCGAGATACGGCACAAGGAGATATCGCTCGCCCGGGACATGGAGACCTGTCCCGGGTGTCACAAGCCCGTCGAGAAGGACTTCCTCATCTGCCCGTACTGCATGAAGAAGCTCCGCAAGAGCTGCGTCGAGTGCGGCAAGCCCCTCAAGCTCGCGTGGAACGTGTGCCCCTTCTGCAAGACCAAGCAGTAG
- a CDS encoding aspartate 1-decarboxylase, translated as MRRKMMYGKIHRATVTGADVSYEGSVTIDAALMEAADILPNEAVWIWDVDNGARLETYAIPGARGSGVVCVNGAAARSVSEGDKVIIATFVEMADAEARSHRPTVVFVDDRNRISAGRSEHGGQTGVARIR; from the coding sequence ATGAGACGCAAGATGATGTACGGAAAGATCCACCGTGCGACGGTCACGGGGGCCGACGTCTCCTACGAGGGGAGCGTCACGATCGACGCCGCCCTCATGGAGGCGGCCGACATACTCCCCAACGAGGCCGTATGGATCTGGGACGTGGACAACGGCGCTCGGCTCGAGACCTACGCGATCCCCGGCGCCCGCGGCTCGGGGGTGGTGTGCGTGAACGGCGCGGCGGCGCGCAGCGTGAGTGAGGGCGACAAGGTGATCATCGCCACGTTCGTCGAGATGGCCGACGCCGAGGCCCGCTCCCACCGCCCGACGGTGGTCTTCGTGGACGACCGCAACCGCATCAGCGCAGGGCGCTCCGAGCACGGCGGCCAGACCGGCGTCGCCCGGATCAGGTAG
- a CDS encoding AAA family ATPase gives MRVTDVVGYAVALSFLAASAALHAFADARPVAARDSVRMALVALGGANAVGAAFFSFRMLAGNVLAGTLAAFVVAVAPLAARLATTAALARESARLRALSEGVADWEPGGGEAGTAGIAMSQARSRGVIRLPGEALVVLVGAAGCGKTSFAARNFRPSATVSSDELRERVSDDPTKASADAFKLMYQIVGMRLKHRRLTVVDATNVTADKRAELLAISRHHRRPAVAIVLDLPEELCLERNEARAGRKVPVAAVRGQLRHLRHSLPGLPEEGFTSVHVLRTPEELAEARVEVVEPEDGQGSGVLPT, from the coding sequence GTGAGGGTGACGGACGTCGTGGGGTACGCCGTGGCACTGTCGTTCCTCGCAGCCAGCGCCGCACTGCACGCCTTCGCCGACGCGCGTCCCGTCGCCGCGCGGGACTCCGTTCGCATGGCGCTCGTCGCTCTCGGGGGGGCGAACGCCGTGGGCGCGGCGTTCTTCTCGTTCCGCATGCTCGCCGGGAACGTCCTCGCGGGCACGCTCGCGGCCTTCGTCGTCGCGGTCGCCCCGCTGGCGGCTCGCCTCGCTACGACGGCGGCTCTCGCCCGGGAGAGCGCCCGGCTCCGCGCGCTCTCGGAGGGGGTCGCGGACTGGGAGCCCGGCGGCGGCGAGGCGGGGACCGCGGGGATAGCGATGTCGCAAGCGCGCTCCCGAGGCGTCATCCGGCTGCCCGGCGAGGCGCTGGTGGTCCTGGTAGGCGCCGCGGGCTGCGGGAAGACGTCGTTCGCGGCGCGCAACTTCCGGCCGTCGGCGACGGTGTCCTCGGACGAGTTGCGGGAGCGCGTCTCCGACGACCCCACCAAGGCCTCCGCCGACGCGTTCAAGCTCATGTACCAGATCGTGGGGATGCGTCTGAAGCACCGGCGGCTGACGGTGGTGGACGCGACCAACGTGACCGCCGACAAGCGGGCGGAGCTGCTCGCCATATCGCGGCATCACCGCCGGCCGGCCGTCGCCATCGTGCTGGACCTCCCCGAGGAGCTGTGCCTCGAGCGCAACGAGGCCCGGGCCGGGCGCAAGGTCCCGGTGGCGGCAGTACGGGGGCAGCTGCGCCACCTGCGCCACTCGCTGCCGGGCCTGCCCGAGGAGGGGTTCACGTCGGTCCACGTCCTGCGGACGCCCGAGGAGCTGGCCGAGGCGCGGGTCGAGGTGGTCGAGCCGGAGGACGGGCAGGGAAGCGGCGTGCTCCCTACCTGA
- the fdhF gene encoding formate dehydrogenase subunit alpha, whose protein sequence is MEVDGRTLTAAAGSSLLEVCREAGIPVPTLCHDPRLEAWGGCRLCMVEVEGARGPVASCSTPAAEGMVVRTDSERVLELRRTIVELLLSDHAMECMTCERNGACALQDAAYELQVTETPYVGERNEAPVDERDALILRDPAKCVRCGRCIRICEEVQAVGVLAWVGRGFETRVGTAFERELTDVGCESCGQCVSTCPVGALTARSRRFAGRMWETKTTETVCGYCGVGCTLLLETRGQEVVGVSSPLDRGVSGGNLCGKGRFGFGFIGHPERLTDPLVRRDGELVPVGWDEALPLVADRLRALREARGPDAIGGLASAKCTNEENFLFQKLMRTAIGTNNIDHCARLUHSSTVAGLAASFGSAAMTNPIADLRNARTILVVGSNTTETHPVVALELKRAAREGARLVVVDPRRVRLVDHAEVWLAPRPGTDTALVNGIMRAILDAGMQDEAFIASRTEGFERLRERLADYPVERVSLITGVAERDIRCAAEAYGSAEAASIVYCMGVTQHESGTAQVRALADLAMLTGNVGRPGTGVNPLRGQNNVQGACDMGCLPDMLPGYARVTDTRAVQRFESMWGRSLPREPGLTLVEMFASAREGDLKAMYVMGENPVLSDPDQSHVIEALSSLEFLVVQDVFLTETAELADVVLPAACFAEKNGTFTNTERRVQRLRRAVSPPGHARPDRRILSELSTLLGAPEHYRSPREIMREIAAVTPIYAGISYRRLDQGGIQWPCPDSGHPGTPILHVEAFTRGKGEFAAVEYVQRARTSPDGQDGMEMTLTTGRTSLDYHGGTMTRRSALGPVLGGAAAEMHPDDAERLGVTDGDLVEVAGEGGVLEVPVRVSGRSPAGVVFLSIHDARSPVNRVIGVRLDPVSKIPALKRVPVRVRRATA, encoded by the coding sequence CTGGAGGTCGACGGACGCACCCTCACCGCCGCCGCGGGCAGCTCGCTCCTCGAGGTGTGCCGCGAGGCGGGCATCCCGGTCCCGACGCTGTGCCACGACCCCCGGCTGGAGGCGTGGGGGGGGTGCAGGCTGTGCATGGTGGAGGTCGAGGGCGCGCGGGGTCCCGTGGCCTCCTGCTCGACGCCGGCCGCCGAGGGCATGGTCGTCAGGACGGACAGCGAGAGGGTGCTGGAGCTGCGCCGCACTATAGTCGAGCTGCTCCTGTCCGACCACGCGATGGAGTGCATGACTTGCGAGAGGAACGGTGCCTGCGCGTTGCAGGACGCCGCCTATGAGCTGCAGGTGACGGAGACGCCGTACGTCGGGGAACGCAACGAGGCCCCCGTGGACGAGCGCGACGCGCTGATACTGCGGGACCCGGCGAAGTGCGTGCGCTGCGGCAGGTGCATCAGGATATGCGAGGAGGTCCAGGCGGTGGGGGTGCTCGCCTGGGTGGGTCGCGGCTTCGAGACGCGCGTGGGAACGGCGTTCGAGCGCGAACTCACGGACGTGGGCTGCGAGTCCTGCGGGCAGTGCGTCTCCACGTGCCCGGTCGGTGCGCTGACCGCCCGTTCGCGCCGCTTCGCCGGCAGGATGTGGGAGACGAAGACCACGGAGACGGTCTGCGGGTACTGCGGCGTCGGGTGCACCCTGCTGCTCGAGACGCGCGGGCAGGAGGTCGTCGGCGTCTCCTCGCCGCTGGACAGGGGCGTGAGCGGCGGCAACCTCTGCGGCAAGGGACGCTTCGGCTTCGGCTTCATCGGACACCCCGAGCGGCTCACCGACCCTCTCGTGCGGCGGGACGGTGAGTTGGTGCCCGTCGGCTGGGACGAGGCCCTGCCTCTGGTGGCGGACCGGCTGCGAGCCCTCCGCGAAGCCCGCGGTCCCGACGCGATCGGAGGATTGGCGTCGGCCAAGTGCACGAACGAGGAGAACTTCCTGTTCCAGAAGCTCATGCGCACCGCGATCGGCACGAACAACATCGACCATTGCGCCCGCCTTTGACACAGCTCGACGGTGGCCGGTCTGGCCGCCTCGTTCGGCAGCGCGGCGATGACCAACCCGATAGCGGACCTGCGCAACGCGCGGACGATCCTGGTCGTGGGCTCCAACACCACCGAGACCCACCCGGTGGTGGCGCTGGAGCTGAAGCGTGCCGCGCGTGAGGGAGCGCGGCTCGTCGTGGTCGATCCTCGCCGCGTCCGCCTCGTCGATCACGCCGAGGTGTGGCTGGCTCCGCGTCCCGGTACCGACACGGCGCTCGTCAACGGGATCATGCGGGCGATCCTCGACGCCGGCATGCAGGACGAGGCGTTCATCGCCTCGCGCACGGAGGGGTTCGAGCGGCTTCGCGAGCGGCTCGCCGACTACCCTGTAGAGCGCGTCTCGCTGATCACCGGCGTGGCCGAACGGGACATCCGGTGCGCCGCCGAGGCGTACGGGTCCGCCGAGGCCGCATCGATCGTGTACTGCATGGGGGTCACCCAGCACGAGTCGGGGACCGCTCAGGTGCGGGCTCTGGCCGACCTCGCCATGCTCACCGGCAACGTCGGCAGGCCGGGAACGGGCGTGAACCCGCTGCGCGGCCAGAACAACGTCCAGGGAGCCTGCGACATGGGATGCCTGCCGGACATGCTGCCCGGCTACGCTCGCGTCACCGACACCCGCGCCGTGCAGCGGTTCGAGAGCATGTGGGGCCGCTCCCTGCCCCGCGAGCCCGGTCTCACGCTCGTCGAGATGTTCGCCTCGGCCCGCGAAGGGGACCTCAAGGCGATGTACGTGATGGGGGAGAACCCCGTGCTCTCCGACCCGGATCAGTCGCACGTCATCGAGGCGCTGTCCTCTCTGGAGTTCCTGGTGGTGCAGGACGTCTTCTTGACCGAGACCGCGGAGCTGGCGGACGTCGTCCTGCCGGCGGCGTGCTTCGCGGAGAAGAACGGCACGTTCACCAACACCGAGCGACGGGTGCAGCGGCTGCGTCGGGCGGTGTCGCCGCCGGGTCACGCGCGGCCGGACCGGAGGATACTGAGCGAGCTCTCCACGCTCCTCGGCGCGCCGGAGCACTACCGCTCCCCACGCGAGATCATGCGGGAGATCGCCGCCGTCACCCCCATCTACGCCGGCATCTCCTACCGCCGTCTCGACCAGGGCGGAATACAGTGGCCGTGTCCGGACTCCGGCCATCCCGGTACCCCGATCCTGCACGTCGAAGCGTTCACCAGGGGCAAGGGCGAGTTCGCCGCGGTCGAGTACGTCCAGCGGGCGCGCACGTCGCCCGACGGACAGGACGGCATGGAGATGACGCTCACGACCGGACGCACCTCGCTCGACTACCACGGGGGCACGATGACGCGGCGTTCGGCGCTCGGCCCCGTGCTGGGCGGCGCGGCGGCGGAGATGCACCCCGACGATGCCGAGCGCCTCGGCGTGACCGACGGCGACCTCGTCGAGGTGGCCGGCGAAGGCGGCGTGCTGGAGGTACCCGTCCGTGTGTCGGGCCGCTCCCCGGCAGGTGTCGTGTTCCTGTCCATCCACGACGCGAGGTCCCCGGTGAACCGGGTCATCGGCGTGCGTCTGGACCCCGTGTCCAAGATCCCCGCGCTCAAGCGCGTGCCCGTGAGGGTGCGAAGAGCGACCGCGTAG
- a CDS encoding NADH-quinone oxidoreductase subunit NuoF: MNGSLEVASALEEAALVHGEGRVRVVRTGCHGICQQGPVVRADPARVLFPRVAPTDAADVVRRLASSPDGTPLDDAPAGPPALPYDELPFNRRQTRIVLRNCGMVDPEDLDDALVHGGYAALRLGLFYMSPEQVIQTVSDAGLRGRGGAGFPTGTKWRLARAAAGSPKYFICNGDEGDPGAFMDRAVLESDPHAVLEGMALAAYAVGCSRGYVYVREEYPLAVTRVRHAIEQAEERGLLGEDVMGSGFSFQVRVKEGAGAFVCGEETALLASIEGRRGMPRIRPPYPAQSGLWGKPTCVNNVETLATVPWIVLNGSESYARIGTEQSRGTKVFALTGAVTTAGLVEVPMGTTTLRELVEEIGGGVPDGECKAVQIGGPSGGCIPAELLDTPIAFETLTEAGAIVGSGGVVVLDQGTCMVDLARFFLEFTQRESCGKCVPCRIGTKRMLEIVTRIVEGRGAHGDLELLEGLAGAVKAGSLCGLGQTAPNPVLTSLRYFRQEYWEHIEEGRCRAGYCKALATYVVDAELCRGCGACVRVCPVGAISGERKEPYVIDAERCTRCGACESQCKLAAIVRA, encoded by the coding sequence ATGAACGGCTCGCTGGAGGTCGCCTCCGCGCTGGAGGAGGCGGCGCTCGTCCACGGGGAGGGGCGCGTCCGCGTCGTCCGCACGGGCTGTCACGGGATATGCCAGCAGGGACCCGTCGTGCGCGCCGACCCCGCGCGCGTCCTGTTCCCGCGCGTCGCGCCCACCGACGCCGCCGACGTCGTCCGCCGGCTCGCGTCCTCGCCCGACGGGACGCCCCTGGACGATGCCCCCGCCGGCCCACCGGCGCTGCCCTACGACGAACTGCCGTTCAATCGGAGGCAGACGCGCATCGTCCTGCGCAACTGCGGCATGGTCGATCCCGAGGACCTCGACGACGCGCTCGTCCACGGGGGGTACGCGGCACTCCGGCTGGGTCTCTTCTACATGTCTCCCGAGCAGGTGATCCAGACGGTGTCCGACGCGGGCTTGCGCGGCCGCGGCGGGGCGGGCTTCCCGACGGGCACGAAGTGGCGCCTGGCACGGGCCGCGGCCGGCTCGCCCAAGTACTTCATCTGCAACGGCGACGAGGGTGACCCGGGCGCGTTCATGGACCGCGCGGTGCTCGAGAGCGACCCTCACGCCGTCCTGGAGGGCATGGCGCTCGCGGCGTACGCCGTGGGCTGCTCGCGGGGGTACGTCTACGTCCGCGAGGAATACCCGCTGGCCGTGACGAGGGTGAGACACGCGATCGAGCAGGCCGAGGAGCGCGGGCTGCTCGGCGAGGACGTGATGGGCTCGGGGTTCTCGTTCCAGGTCCGGGTGAAGGAGGGGGCGGGAGCGTTCGTATGCGGCGAGGAGACCGCGCTCCTCGCTTCGATCGAAGGACGGCGCGGCATGCCCAGGATCCGGCCGCCGTATCCGGCCCAGAGCGGGCTGTGGGGCAAGCCGACCTGCGTGAACAACGTCGAGACGCTGGCCACTGTCCCCTGGATCGTGCTGAACGGCTCCGAGTCCTACGCCAGGATAGGCACCGAGCAGAGCCGGGGGACCAAGGTGTTCGCCCTGACCGGGGCAGTCACGACCGCCGGGCTGGTCGAGGTGCCCATGGGGACCACCACCCTACGGGAGCTCGTCGAGGAGATCGGCGGCGGGGTGCCTGACGGCGAGTGCAAGGCGGTGCAGATCGGGGGGCCGTCCGGCGGATGCATCCCAGCCGAGCTGCTCGACACCCCGATCGCGTTCGAGACGCTCACCGAAGCCGGAGCGATCGTCGGTTCCGGCGGGGTGGTCGTCCTGGACCAGGGGACCTGCATGGTCGACCTCGCCCGCTTCTTCCTCGAGTTCACGCAGCGGGAGTCGTGCGGCAAGTGCGTGCCCTGCCGGATCGGCACGAAGCGCATGCTCGAGATCGTGACCCGTATCGTGGAAGGCCGCGGAGCACACGGCGACCTGGAGCTGCTCGAGGGTCTCGCGGGCGCGGTGAAGGCGGGTTCGCTGTGCGGCCTCGGTCAGACCGCGCCCAACCCCGTGCTGACGTCACTGAGGTACTTCCGCCAGGAGTACTGGGAGCACATCGAGGAGGGGCGCTGCCGGGCAGGCTACTGCAAGGCGCTGGCGACGTACGTGGTGGACGCCGAGCTCTGCCGCGGCTGTGGCGCGTGCGTCCGGGTCTGTCCCGTCGGCGCCATCTCCGGCGAGCGCAAGGAGCCCTACGTCATAGACGCGGAGCGCTGCACCCGTTGCGGCGCCTGCGAGTCGCAGTGCAAGCTGGCGGCCATCGTCAGAGCCTGA
- a CDS encoding NAD(P)H-dependent oxidoreductase subunit E codes for MDERTRLLEEVLLRHGEDRGGLIAVLQEAQHIFGFLPEEVLDRIAEARGVTPAAVYGVATFYSRFRFEPHGGVVVKICHGTACHVRGAPEVTRAVQEVLGVELGETTEEGDVSLESVACLGCCGLAPVMIVGEKTYGPATPGVARGLVTDLRDEG; via the coding sequence ATGGACGAGCGGACGAGACTCCTCGAGGAGGTGCTGCTCCGGCATGGGGAAGACCGGGGCGGTCTCATCGCCGTGCTCCAGGAGGCGCAGCACATCTTCGGCTTCCTGCCCGAGGAGGTCCTCGACCGCATCGCGGAGGCCCGAGGAGTCACTCCGGCGGCCGTCTATGGCGTCGCCACGTTCTACTCGCGCTTCCGCTTCGAGCCGCACGGCGGTGTCGTCGTCAAGATCTGCCACGGGACCGCGTGCCACGTGCGTGGCGCTCCCGAGGTCACCAGGGCGGTGCAGGAGGTCCTCGGGGTGGAACTCGGCGAGACCACCGAGGAGGGTGACGTCTCTCTCGAATCCGTCGCCTGCCTGGGCTGTTGCGGCCTGGCTCCGGTGATGATCGTCGGCGAGAAGACGTACGGTCCCGCCACGCCCGGCGTGGCCCGCGGACTCGTGACCGACCTGCGGGACGAGGGGTGA